The DNA region AGTTTCGCGATGTGCTGCTCACAATCGAAGACCTCAATGGCCTCTGCGATGAATACATCGACAAGAGCGCGCCATGGAAACTGGCGAAGCAGCCGGAGACACAGCCGCAGTTGCACACGGTGCTAAATATCTCCGCCCGCGCCCTTCGACTCCTGGCGGTGCTGCTCTACCCGTTCATGCCCAATGCGGCGGCACAGATGATCCGGCAACTTGGATTATCGCTGGACCTATCCCGACCGCTGGCGGCAAACGCCGGGCAGTGGGACGTGCCTTTGGCCGGCAGCACCACTCAAAAAGGCGCCTCACTGTTTCCCCGTATTGAATCCAAACCACAAGGAGCCACAGCCGTGAGTGATACACCCGCAAATCCGCAGCCGATCGCAGCCTCCGCGGCGCCACAATCCCCGGCTCCGACCGTGACGCCGTCTGCCGCCCAGGCCGCCGCGCAGCCGGCCCAGATCAGTATTGACGACTTCATGAAGATTCAACTCAAAGCGGCAAAAGTGCTGGCGGCAGAGCGCGTACCGAAATCCGAGAAGTTGCTCAAGCTCCAAGTCAGCCTCGGTGCCGAGCAGCGGCAGATCGTCGCCGGGATCGGCAAGAAATACGAACCGGAAGCCCTGGTCGGAAAAACCATCGTCATCGTGGCAAACCTCAAACCGGCGAAGCTCATGGGCATCGAATCGCAGGGCATGGTCCTCGCGGCGGGCGACAGCGACGTGCGAGGGCTCGCCACCTTCGTCGAAGACGTGGATCCCGGCACCAAAGTGAAATGATTCGCGCCTCCATCACCAGGCTGATCGGCACCGGCCTCCTTGTGCTGCTGAGCAGCATGAGTGCTGCGTTTACGCCGGAGCCTTCCGAATCCGAACTCGAGAGCAAAACCCGCTACAACGATCCCCTGCCCACGACCGTGCTCGTGCGCGTCGTCGCACACCGATCCCTGGTGCTGGGACATGACGTCGGCGGCGCGCGCGTCACGATTACTGATGTAGCGACCGGCCAGTTGCTGGCCTCGGGCCTACAGCAGGGTGAACCGGGCGACCAGACCCAGATCATGCGCACACCCCACCTCATGGATGAACCGGTCTATAGCAGCCGCCAGGCCGCCGCGTTCAGCGCCACGCTTGAATTGTCCCGCCCGACGCTGGTGGAAATCACAGCCGAGGGGCCGTTGGCTTATCCCCGCTCATTGCAGCGGGCGAGCACCACCGTCTTATTGATACCCGGCCACGACCTGACCAACGACGGCATCGTGCTGCCCCTGTATGGCTATCTGGTACAAGTCGAGCACCCCAAGCCGGGCGAGCCCTTGATCGCCAAGGAAGATGTGATGCTGCGAGCCTCGGTGCGGACACTGTCCGGCGCCCTGGTCCGGCCGCACAGCGATTGGGATTCCCGCAAGATGCATATCTATGCCGAACTGTTGGTCGGAGACCGCATCGTCGAGCGGCTGCAGATGTTCTACGCCGGGGAAAAGAGCCGGTTCGAAGCGCCGTTTTTCGTGCCTATGTCCAAAGACGCCCCCGACGGCATCACGCTGCGCGTGGTCGTGGCCGACGTCGCGACCGGGAACTTCGGCGTGGCCTCGGCGCAGTACCCGGTGCTCTCCGAACGCCTGAGACCCAAGAAAAATTGACCCCATTGACTGAATCGGTGGTTTCGTGATGTGCTGACCAGGTGCTGCCGTCACAATTCGTTGACTGGCCGTTCACCATCGACGCTCCTGATCACTCGATCGTACATGCCTGACGATGGACCCTAAACAACGACAATTCTCCATCTGGTACATGTTCATTGCCCTCTGGGTTCTGATCCTCATCCAGACCTTTCTTCCCTCCCTGTTTACCCCCACCGAAATTCCCTACAGCGAATTCAAAGTCGCCGTGGAAGCGGGCAAGGTCACCGAGGTGACGGTCTCGCCGCAAGTCATTCACGGCAAGATGAAGGAAGACAAAGTCTTCCACACCATTCGCATCGAAGATCCGGACCTCTTGCGCAGCCTCGCGCAACACCAGGTGAAGGTCACGGGGATGATTGAAAGTACGCTGTTCAGGGACGTGTTGTCCTGGATCCTGCCGATCGTGCTGTTCTTCGGCGTCTGGTGGTTCCTGCTGCGCCGCATGGGCCAAAGCCAAGGCTTCATGACAGTCGGGCAAAGCAAAGCCAAGATTTATGTCGAGAATGAAGTGAAGGTGACCTTCGCCGATGTCGCGGGTGTCGACGAGGCGAAGCAGGAACTGGAAGAGATCATCGAATTTCTCAAAACGCCGGAGAAGTTCCGGCGTCTGGGCGGCAAGATTCCCAAAGGCATTCTGCTCGTCGGCCCACCAGGCACAGGCAAGACGCTCCTGGCCAAGGCCGTGGCCGGAGAAGCCGGCGTGCCGTTTTTTTCGATCAGCGGCTCGGAGTTCGTGGAAATGTTCGTCGGCGTCGGCGCGGCTCGCGTCCGCGACCTGTTCGAGCAGGCCAAGAGCAAGGCGCCCTGCATCATTTTTCTCGACGAGCTGGATGCGCTGGGCAAGGCCCGCGGGGTCGGCCCCATGGCCCACGAAGAACGAGAGCAGACCCTGAACCAACTGCTCGTCGAAATGGATGGCTTCGACTCGCGCGCCGGCGTGATTCTCGTGGCTGCCACGAACCGGCCTGAGATTCTCGATCCTGCGTTGCTTCGAGCCGGCCGCTTCGACCGCCAGGTGTTGGTGGACCGGCCCGATAAGATCGGCCGTCTCGCTATATTGAAAGTCCACGCACGCAGCATTACCCTCGCCAACCAGGCGGATCTTGAAACCATCGCCGCCATGACGCCCGGCTTCGTCGGGGCCGATTTGGCGAATCTCCTGAATGAAGCGGCCTTGCTGGCCGTGCGGCGCGGTAAGGACACGGTGAGCCTGCCTGAATTGCAGGAAGCAGTCGAGCGCGTCATCGG from Nitrospira sp. includes:
- the ftsH gene encoding ATP-dependent zinc metalloprotease FtsH, which produces MDPKQRQFSIWYMFIALWVLILIQTFLPSLFTPTEIPYSEFKVAVEAGKVTEVTVSPQVIHGKMKEDKVFHTIRIEDPDLLRSLAQHQVKVTGMIESTLFRDVLSWILPIVLFFGVWWFLLRRMGQSQGFMTVGQSKAKIYVENEVKVTFADVAGVDEAKQELEEIIEFLKTPEKFRRLGGKIPKGILLVGPPGTGKTLLAKAVAGEAGVPFFSISGSEFVEMFVGVGAARVRDLFEQAKSKAPCIIFLDELDALGKARGVGPMAHEEREQTLNQLLVEMDGFDSRAGVILVAATNRPEILDPALLRAGRFDRQVLVDRPDKIGRLAILKVHARSITLANQADLETIAAMTPGFVGADLANLLNEAALLAVRRGKDTVSLPELQEAVERVIGGLEKKNRVLNAMERARVAHHEVGHALMALSIPGGDAVHKISIIPRGIAALGYTMQLPTEDRFLMTVSELKNRIAILLGGRAAEEVIYGEVSTGAQDDLRKATDIAKSMIKAYGMSEKLGQVSLERDRQSIFLQTGPSQTPGDYSEQTSREIDCEVRLLIDGQYERARDLIKTQEATLRHAAQVLLEKETITGEELKALAAPQ
- the metG gene encoding methionine--tRNA ligase subunit beta, whose protein sequence is GEKMSKSRGNVVDPNKMVDQFGADAFRYFLLREVPFGQDGDFSHGALVTTVNAKLANGIGNLLSRTLTMIERSCAGAIPERGPAVLPELEQRIEELAKRLPGKAEAGFNALQFRDVLLTIEDLNGLCDEYIDKSAPWKLAKQPETQPQLHTVLNISARALRLLAVLLYPFMPNAAAQMIRQLGLSLDLSRPLAANAGQWDVPLAGSTTQKGASLFPRIESKPQGATAVSDTPANPQPIAASAAPQSPAPTVTPSAAQAAAQPAQISIDDFMKIQLKAAKVLAAERVPKSEKLLKLQVSLGAEQRQIVAGIGKKYEPEALVGKTIVIVANLKPAKLMGIESQGMVLAAGDSDVRGLATFVEDVDPGTKVK